The following is a genomic window from Candidatus Vondammii sp. HM_W22.
GGGAGCCGGAATGGTCTGCTTCCCGGTTATCGGTAAACCCAGCATCCGCTATAACAAACTGCTGCTAAAAGAAAATTTCGAGATATTTCTAGCCGAGACGGTACCTCATGAAATTGCACACCTAGTTGCCCGAACACTTTTCGGCAAGAAGATTCGTCCTCATGGGGCAGAGTGGAAAAGTGTCATGGACTATTTTGGTATTGAGGCAAAGCGCTGCCACGACTTCGATGTCAGCCGGTCAAGTCGCCGCTCACTGGAACGTTTTAACTACCTCTGCAGTTGCCGTGAACATCAGTTGACCAGCATCAGGCATAACCGCGCGCAGGCAGGAACGGTTTACTCCTGCCGTAGATGCGGAGAGGTATTGAAGTGCATTTGATTTCACAAGATACCTGCTACGAACAACGCTCTTTCCCTGCTTTAAAATACCTTCTCGCAAACACCGCACTGATGCTTATATAAAAGTATGGACTGATTGAGAATTTACCTTTTAAAATCTGGATTGGAATCCAACCAGTGACTGAATGGTTTTCGACGCCGCCAGAACCGCCTCAAATCACCAGCGGTTAGCCGGTAGCAGTCACCATTACAGGGATATAGCCGTATTTCATCAATCTGTTTTTTTCTTAACCTCTCCACTAACGGTGTCAGCCAGGCTTCAAATACAGCAACGCCGTCACTCCAGTCAAAAGGATCTGCCCGCCAGATGGTTCGTTGTAATTTTGAATAAACAATGAGTCCTGGACCTTCGGCCCCCGCCATCTCGGGCAAGTCGGAAGTAAAATCCGAGACCGAGGTATCCGACATGGCAGCCAATCCTCTGGTCATGGCATCATCCGTCTGCACAAAATTAAAAGGTGACGATTGAATTCTGCATGACCGCCCTCCTCCTGAAAACCAGAGACTATTGATCGGCGCCTTACCTCGGCTCTCCCGCTCGAAATTGATATTGGAAGAGTGAAACAGCATCTGTGTCTCATTCATAATTCTATGCCAACGCATGGCGTCACTGCCCTGTGGCAAAAATAGGTCTATATTTCGTCCAAAAACATGAGCCAATCCATGGGTGGTTAAATCAGGATCATCATCCAGGGTGAGATACCAACGATGGGGAGTCATCGCCTCAAGCTGCAAGCCTTCTGCTACAAAATAGTCATTAAAAAGAGTGGCCAGAGCATCGGCTTCCTGCTGTGAAAAATCGAGGTCTTCGCTATCGAACAGCAGCAGCCGATCAATATCCGGGCGTAGAAAAACGGGATTGGCCTGTAACCAGAACCGGTCATCCGCTGTGGCGCCATCCGCTATACGGCGGAAGGCACCACCAGGGAGATCTGTTCCGGCAGCCGATTCAACACCAAACAGGGAAAAGAGCGTGGAATCCAGGTCACCACATGTCAGCCGTTCCCGTGTGCACCGGGTCAGCAAAAGTTCCAGCAGGAGGAATTGAAGAAGCTCGTCAAGTGCCGGCATAGGACCGAGTAAACCGGGCACCAGCAAGTGGATTGATCTATTTTTATTGGCCATATTTACAAACATATTTAACAGCAGCGTTACTTCTCACTAATACCCGCACAGATATTAATAAGCGTGTATGGATTATACCATTTCAGGGAGTCTGTTTGGCAGGAGGCTTATCATCAAGCTTACGTGTAAAGAGGTGCCTGTGTTGCGGAAAAGACACCGGGAGCACATCAGGGAAATCGTGTATCCATACATCAAGGAGTTAGTACAAACCTAGATCGACAGCATGTATCAATAAAAGAGGCTGCGAAAGTATGAGTAACTGCCTCATCTTTTCCCGGCCTCCCAAGCTATAATCAACTTTCCAGTTGCTCAATCCTAATCCGGGTCACCTCACCTTCAACACTCTCAAGAGATTCGATCTGCTCTATCGCCTGATTCATCTGACGCTCCAGTACACGATGGGTCAACAGCACCAGCGAAACAGAAGCACCT
Proteins encoded in this region:
- a CDS encoding SprT family zinc-dependent metalloprotease, with protein sequence MNHADLNKRIENRSLGLLRQAERHYNRTMPEIEIRFDLRGRGAGMVCFPVIGKPSIRYNKLLLKENFEIFLAETVPHEIAHLVARTLFGKKIRPHGAEWKSVMDYFGIEAKRCHDFDVSRSSRRSLERFNYLCSCREHQLTSIRHNRAQAGTVYSCRRCGEVLKCI